Part of the Zingiber officinale cultivar Zhangliang chromosome 6A, Zo_v1.1, whole genome shotgun sequence genome, GGATTTGCCTTGGCAATTGGATGTGGTCCATTTTGATTACTGTCGATTGACGTTTGTTTGGGGATGCCAATCAGACTTCATGTGAAGATGCTGCTAGGATGTTTTGATCCTTGAATTTGCCAATTGGCTCTTTAGTTTGAGTGTTTGTCATGCTCGTCCTACTATATATGTTCTTGAATAAGATCTTCAAGATTAGGGCGAGGATGATCCTTTATTCACTTCTCTTGACTCAACCGTTCAATGAAGCCTCTTGGTATACTGACGACACTCGCTGGTAGCATGATGAGAAGATTGTTGTAGTGACAAAAATGTCTATGCCTTTCAGGTAGTGACTGATCCACTTCCCGCACTGCCCTTTCTTTCTAGACTGGTGGAAGATTCAGGTAGGAATCTTTAGGGCATTCTAGAGGTGCCAGTTGTTTCCGATAGGCTTGGTTGATTGGAGCTGAGATAGTCACCTCCTTCTAGACGGTTTGGGCTTCCTCTACATTAATGTATTTGACCGCTTTTCCCAATAGGTCGTCGAAGTCCTTTGAGAGCTTTTTGACGAGGGCTCAAAAAATTCTCGGCCATGGGATAAAGCGCTTATTAATATTTTGGAAGTGGCGGATAGAACATTTAGTGCCACTTGATTGAATCTCTTGATGTATGTTTGTAAAGATTCTTTGGCCCCTTGATTGAGCACAAACAAACTCAGGTTGGTCTTTTGATATCTCCTGCTGCTGATAAAGTGGTGCGGGAAGGCTTTGTAAAAATTTTTGAAGCATCAAATGGACTCAGTTGGGAGCCAGGAGAACCATATCTTTATGCCAAGCTGGAAATAGTGGTAAGGAACATTCGACACTTAATATCATTTGTGCATTGATGAAGGATGATTGCTTTTGatgatgtaggatcgaaaagatgCTAGAAGATGGGGGTGAATAGTGTTCGTCACTTTTTCTAAAATCATGAGTTAAAACAAACGCAGCAGAAAAGAAAAAGTAGAAAGAGAAAGTGTTAACAcaagtattttttttacttagttcggagccttctatgacttctactctaagggtcatactcgttgagtactttcgttagaCAATCACTATAAACTTGAAAAGATTATAATAATTTAAGTACAATGTAATAAACTAAAATGTACCGACAACAAGTAAAGTGTAAGCTTTAGTATCGGTTGTTGGACTAGCCTTTCATTGTCGGAGTCTTCTTGGAGCAGCGCGCAAGTCCAAAAGTCAGAGCGACTAATATTCTAGAGATGCTGGTTGAAATCTTTTTTATAGGCCATCTCTAGGCACCTGAACCACCCTCGAGTGCCTGGAGTGCTGATGTAATGGCTCCTCGATGAAACTCTATCTTTGAAAATTTATCCTTCTCTAGGTCCCCGGACCCTGATGTGTACCGGCATATCAGAGTTTACTACCTCAGCCGGTTGCCTGCATGGTTTGGTCCCTTCCCAGGCACTTGGACTAACTCTGAGTGCCCAGACCTCCAGGCACATGGATCCCTCTTTTTCCAGTTTTTTGATTCCAGTATCACAAGATTAGTACAACAAGAAATAACATGGAAAGAAAAGTAGTAATATTTGACAATCTCCCGACATCTGGTCGTGACTTTGAGTTTTATTGAAACCCTAGATctgaccgacgcctactgttttcTCAATTAGAAACTCgttctcactggatctctccttcaattgcttacctccacttacaaATCACAGACTTTTTTAATGGCAggtctcttgacccaccaggacttcTTGTCAAATCTTAACCAATCTGAACTTCAACCAGTTATCAATCCAACTGGACTTTCTCTTGCCAGATCTCAATCAATATGGACTTCGTGGCATCTATCAACCTAGTTGGACTTTAGCTTAGTGTTTCAGTCCTCTAGACCTATTAAGTTCATATCCTGCTTACTTGGTAAAAGGATTACATCACAAtataatctaactttaacctttgtcatacatcaaaatatgagtttgatcattagtgcaacctacaccaacagatgatcttctgggtCAGTCGCTCATCCGTATTCTTCGATCGTCAAAGGGTGGAAGTGGCTCAGTAGTCTGTCCTCCAAAATTTCTTAGGAGAATGACACACTTATTTGCTCAGGGGAAATACCTGCCATTAGGGCTTCCTTGTTTTGAAGATCCCGAGCGAACACGCCTCCAGAAGATGATACTTAGGGCCTTTCCATCCGTCCCATATCATCGAACGGTGTGAAGAGCAACGCCTTGTGATACACGACCGGGGAGAATGGCACGGGTGGCAAGCTATCAATTACGCGGGCACTTGGATGAAGCCCATCGAAGGAGGAGGAATTTGTTAGAACCCAGTCGGGGCTTCCACTAGGGTCCCTCGCTTGGTGTGAGGGTCCGTTATTAATGTAGCTGGGTCGTGCGACAAATGACCCTCGGGCgctgcttgttgttgttgcactAATTTTTACGCTCAGCTCGCTATTAGCAGCTCTAAGTTTTCTTGTGATAAGGTGACTGTGGTGAGTCATCTAACTTCTTTCATCTCTGTGTTTCAAATTTAGGCGAAGTTCTCAGAGACGATGTCAAATTTTATCCTGTCTAAAAGCGGTGAAGATAGTGCACTAGGCAGATGGCTCCATTGTTGACTGGGAGAAGACTCTGCAATAGAGAAGAGATGACACCTAACACTTCTTCCTGAGCACACCATAAAGAGAGCAAAGGAGAGCGTTAGAGCAAGAACGAAGGAGGGGGTCTCTGACGTAGGCATTCTGACGCTGAAGTCAGAACAGTAGTTGAGCGAAatagagaagaagatgaacaatagtaACAACTGATGAACTGTTGTAGGGAGACCTCACGTACATGGCCAACAAAGAGGACATCTTTTTATACCGCCTCTCATAACCTCCACGTTAATGCGGCAACAGGAAATGTCTGATATCAAAGTATGTCGGGTGGTGGAATATGTACAATAGCCTTCCTATATGTAGAGGAAGGCTCCATTGCATGTATATATTAGAGTAATAACATATTCCCTGATAGATTATTACGACTCCCTAACAATATTGTCTCTTAGAGAAAGTCCGACTGACCCTATTAGGTCGACCGACTATAGACTAGGAGTCATACTCATATGAAGAACTGGGCCTCAGATGTTTGATCGGCGCTAGGGCCGAGTAGATATAAGCTGAAAGTTATGCTtatgagaagtggggagttgtGTCCCGTACGTTCAACCGGCTCTAGGGTCGAGTAGGATATAAGTTGAGAGCCTTGTATTTGGAAAAACAATGAGCTGAGCCTCTAAGGTCTGATTGGCCTTTGAGCCGACCAAGTTTATGTTGGGGATTCGACATCTACTCGAACATTATGTCTGGTCAGACTTTATGTCGAGGGTTCATCTTGCACTCGACCGTTATACTTGAATATAGAGTTCAGTTCAGCCAAGTGATATGCCTAGCTTATCTGATCGACCCTTTGGTCTGATCGGCCAGAGCAGCCAGTAGTGATATTAGATTTATTTTAGTATAACATCGATACGATCTGAGAGTTAACCcttttttaaatttgatcatcataCCAGTTGACTTTTTTGACATCCAATCTAATTTCGAGGGTCCCATCTAATCAGTGACCAACTTGGCTATTGCACTATCTCTAGGGTTTTAATTTAATCTTGCTGATTCATAACCATGTAACGTTGGTTGTAAGCCCTGCATTATTGCCAGGTCATTATATTCACAAGTGCAGCTGCCACTGTCTTTGCCTAGATGCATTGCATTTATTTTCTTTAGATAATACAATATCTTTCTCATTATAATCGCACAGTCATCATTAAAGCAGAAGCTCGATCTTAAGGAGAAAATTTTGGGAACAAACTCTCTTCCTTTCTTTTCTAAACATGTCAACGTCCAATGATCAGGAAGAGCCACTCATCTCCACCACATcttcgtcttcctcttcctcctcctcctccttttcctcttccttctccGCCTCCACCCCCACTCTCGCCATCATCCTCACCCGCCTTACGGCCACCATCACCCTCGTCGTCCTCTCCCTTTGGGCCAACTACGAGGCCTCCAAGGGCGTCGGCATCTCCGTGATCTCCTCCGCGGCTCCCTCATCCGCCGCCGCACGCCGCTTTGACCTCCTCTTCGTATCCAACGGCCGCGCCCACCGCATCCTCCACCGCGCCAGTCGCTTCGCCGAGAAAGCTCTTTACCCGGACGACCGATTCCCTCGCAAGCCGGTCGACCGCATCGCCATGCAACTCGCCAGCGTCGACCTCACCTCGATGGCCTCGGTGCGCCCTGGCGCCGCTTCCGGCGAATACGTCGTGCTCCTCAGCCTGGCCGTCATGTCGGCGGCCGATGCCGACGCCGCCGTGTCCGCCGCGGTGCACCGCTCGGTCGCGAGGCTCTGGCTATGGGACGAGGGCGGCGCGCCAGGGTCTCTGATGGAGGCCATGGCGGACTACCTCGCAGCGGAGGCCGGCTTCTTACCGAGCCCCAACAGCACGTGCGGTGAGTCTGGGAGGTGTTGGTGTTGGTCGGCGGAATTCGTGCGCTACTGCGAGGAGCGGGAGCTTGGGTTCGTGGCGCGGCTCAACAGGGGAATGAGGCAGGGGTGGACGGAGTTCACGGCGGACCACGCTCTGGGGTCTCCGGTGAAGCAGGCCTACGCCGAGTTCAGATCGCCGGCGGGTGGAAATCTGGAACAATCTGGGAATTCGACGTCGGATCGGGGGGAGGAGAGGCAGAGGAGCCTTTGAGCTGTCCGGCGCGCCGGAGCGAGAATATTCCGCAGTTGTTGCCGATGTAAgatttttcatttaaaattttaaaagttgatAATTTGTGTTTTTTATTCTGCGTGTCCCTTTtggaaaataaatataaaaatgtaaaTTATTCTGGCTTACAATTAGCTGTGGAGGTGTAATTTTACGGATAATGCAGAGTTTCGGTGCAATATAATATGTGAGCGACAGACAgtgcatttattttttattttagataaTTTCTCATTTAGTCCTCTACCAAAATTGCACTTACTTTAATTATGGTTTtggaaaagaacaaaaaaaaaatcattggacGAAAAGCTGAACCTTGAGTCATGTGGTCAAGGTTGAAATCatttttcttataaaaaaatacaaatattcagaccatttttattttatcaaaaaatctatatttaaaaaaatatttaaatgtacatataaatttataatccatcattttattttttatgatctCAATCATTTTATATgtctatttttaaataatttttaaatattcattCTTTAAGCAtatctttttataaattaaaataaaagaatgaaGGGATAATCTTTTAATAGCAGCTAAATTTCAACCATTAACAATTTAAATTTGTAGAATCGAAGAGGCAATTTAATTGGAGATTAAAAAGAGGTGACTCAATTTCACTTTTCCGTCGACTTTGCCTCTGGAATCCATAAGGCCAGTGCCTCTTTCTTTAGAGGAAAAAAGGGGCCAGGTCAGagattagaaaaagaaaaagacgaTGGAGATTTCCCATCAATGGCCCAAAATGAGAAAGCTTCACAAGGTAACCAAGGAAAttataaagcatgtataatttgACCTGATGATGGTGTAAGAATCTGTCGGTGCGTTAGATAGTTAATTGTAAGGCGATAAACGAAAGTCGAATTTGAGCCGGTATAGGTTTGAGTTTGGCTCAACTCGATTTATATTAATTCGATTTAAACTCAAGTTCATTCAAGTTTGTAGAATTGATCTCTAGCTCGAGCTCGATATTTAATTATAGGCTCGAGctcaattttttaataaataaattaataaattatatattataaaaaaaatattattattagttTATGATCGACGAATCACTGAGCAGGTAATAATtaggctcgagctcagctcgatttCTAATTAAACCGGCTCaagttcgattcgagctcgaCTCAATTttaaacttgagttgaattttgaCCAAGCTATGACTCATGAACAATTTAATTCATGTACACCCCTAATTAATACTAAGGTGAGTACTCAgggttaaaataataataataataataataatatggttggttttgtaactgagtgtaatatagtaaaatattaaattagcttatttattaaaaccttcaaataaataagtttttattgtATTACCTAAGTTAAatcaaataatatttgattatattttatttctcataaccttagttatgtgattacttggtaatcataaaaccaagattatacatgataatttAAACTAAGCACACCCTACGAGTCATTCGACATATGCGACCACACctctatatatatacacacacactagTGATTATGTAATCGTGCACGCGTTGCGTGAGTTAGGTCCTTTATACTAGATGGGAGAATATAGAGGGAGATCTGAGGGAAGAAAATTTGACctatagaaaatataatttttgaatattgcctctacttttattttttttagtgggGCAAAACTTTaacatttttataattttatacactTCTAGAGGTACTTACAAAACTATACTTTTTTTTTAGTGGGGCAAgactctaatatttttataattttatacaccTCTAGGAATACAAAactatacttttttttttagttgggcaaaactctaatatttttataattttatacaccTCTAGGAATACTTACAAAACTATACATTGCTCCACTCCTGgctgcgtgtgtaatataataatgaaCACGTGCGAGTAACGAACTCTCTttcgtaaaaaattaatttaattctttatatcagatattaaactgataagaacaaatACTACACTTAATCTTAGCCAAAAAAACACCCATAAATTGGATAAGAGTGCGTCATACCCATACAATAGTGCAATACTAGGATGACACTCGAGAATCCCAACAGCAAGCTACATTGTAAAGGACTTctccttataaaaaattaatttaatatcatacttgatt contains:
- the LOC121994253 gene encoding uncharacterized protein LOC121994253, producing the protein MSTSNDQEEPLISTTSSSSSSSSSSFSSSFSASTPTLAIILTRLTATITLVVLSLWANYEASKGVGISVISSAAPSSAAARRFDLLFVSNGRAHRILHRASRFAEKALYPDDRFPRKPVDRIAMQLASVDLTSMASVRPGAASGEYVVLLSLAVMSAADADAAVSAAVHRSVARLWLWDEGGAPGSLMEAMADYLAAEAGFLPSPNSTCGESGRCWCWSAEFVRYCEERELGFVARLNRGMRQGWTEFTADHALGSPVKQAYAEFRSPAGGNLEQSGNSTSDRGEERQRSL